TGAAAGACAAGTTCTCTGACTGTAAAGATGATGCATCTTTTGATAGAGTTGAGTACTGTACACGGGCTTACCTTTTGTACTTAGTAGGTAGNNNNNNNNNNNNNNNNNNNNNNNNNNNNNNNNNNNNNNNNNNNNNNNNNNNNNNNNNNNNgaaagaaaaagaaaagagaaaataaaatatatgtacataataGAAATGAGGGTGTACGTGAATATAAGGTGAGAGGGAGAATGTGTTAACAACTGTTGATTATGTACTAGGGATAGCATTgtcattattataaaaaatatatagaatataagAGGGTTATGGTTAGAATAGTCAGCCACTTAATTAAAGTTTGGTTTTGGGTTATATCTGCCAATTTCCCTTCAATAAGATccatttacataaaaaaaaatgaggtgCCTATGCctaccagaaaaaaaatatccagTATTCGGTCATCAGCAAAGACCATTAGCAATTCAGTTCCTGGGCCGGGACGGCCCATATCTTACATGCAAATACATTGTCacagatatttttatttttcctcatAAAATAgtttgtaagaaaaagaaaaaaagagagagaagagaaagcatTATCCCTTACGACGAGTAAGCCGTcgttttgaggtttttttttttttttttttttttttggcacNNNNNNNNNNNNNNNNNNNNNNNNNNNNNNNNNNNNNNNNNNNNNNNNNNNNNNNNNNNNNNNNNNNNNNNNNNNNNNNNNNNNNNNNNNNNNNNNNNNNNNNNNNNNNNNNNNNNNNNNNNNTAGATTCCATATGCATACAAATTTTCAATAATTGatccatttataaaaaaaaaatgaggtgCCTATGCCtaccagaaaaaaaatccaGTGTTCGGTCATCAGCAAAGACCATTAGCAATTCAGTTCCTGGGCCGGGACGGCGCATATCTTACATGCAAATACATTGTCacagatattttatttttcctcttaaAATAgtttgtaagaaaaagaaaaaaagagagagaagagaaaaagcatTATCCCTTACGACGAGTAAGCCGtcgttttgagttttttttttggttttggcacCGTTCGTACAAATCCTGAGATCTTCTTCAGactcttccttttcttgtctCCTTTTCTCAGTCCGTCGTCGTTTTGATTCAAGTTCGCTGTTTTTCTGGTTAGTCTTCCCCTTCTCCGGCGTCGTTTCGTGTTTAACGTCTCTGTCTATCTGATTCCATATCGTTCGTTTCTTCTCTGTGTGTAACCGACCAATGGAagataaaaatcaaacctttttctCTATTAATGGGTTTCGTAGTGTTGAGGAAATCTCTGTCcttttttacattttctggTTTTGAATGAGGcttgaaagatttgattttttttgtttagggtttcTTCGATTTTGATTGATTGGAATCTATTAATGTGTTTTCccatcaaaattattgttttttcctggtaaagtttgaagctttggaACATTTTTGTGATTAAAGTTTGAAGATTTATTCGGCTTTGTGCAGGTGAGTGTTGATTCTGATGGATATCTTAGCGAATCCAGGGCCACTTAAGGATATTGTGCTTTATGATCAAGAGAAACATGTTTCCTCCGCTGTTTGGGATGGCCAGGTTTTAACTCTTCTCTGCACTTTAAAAAGTTCGATTTGTGGAAACTGTGACAAAGATTGGATGGTTTCGTTTAGTATTGTTGTTCATATATTTGTTTGCTGGTACTTAGACTAACGATAATGTGGAAATGAATTGTTAGGAGCGTGGTGCGTTGAGGTGTCATGAGCACACATCGAAGTTGGGTGAGTGGAAGCTTAAACCAAAGCAGATAGAATTAGTGGAGAGAGCCGGTTTTGGGTATTTGAGACGGATCCCTGCTATTAGTCTTGACAACCCTCTTATCTCTGCGTTGGTTGAGCGTTGGAGGAGAGAGACCAACACTTTTCACTTCACAACTGGGGAAATGACTGTGACTCTTGAGGACATTGCTCTGTTACTCGGATTGGGGATTGATGGTAAACCTGTCATTGGAGTGACATATACAACTTGTTCTGCGGTATGTGAGAGGTACTTAGGGAAGGTACCAGAGTCTAATTACGCTAGTGGTGGGATGGTTAAGCTTAGCTGGTTGAAGGACAAGTTCTCTGACTGTAAAGATGATGCATCTTTTGAAAGAGTTGAGTACTGTACACGGGCTTATCTTTTGTACTTAGTAGGTAGTACCATCTTCTCTACAACCACTGGAAACAAGGTGCCTGTTATGTATCTTCCGCTGTTTGAGGATTTTGATGATGCTGGAACATTTGCTTGGGGTGCAGCTGCTTTGGCTTTCTTGTATAGAGCACTTGGGAATGCTTCTGTTAAATCCCAAAGCACGATTTGTGGTTGCTTGACGTTATTACAGGTGCTATGATTTTCATTTCTCGTTCCCAAACTGATATAATCACTGAGCACATGTCGAATTTTTTTGCTAGTTTCAGCAGTTTGGATACTTGTGTAATTGAATACATTTACTTaatcttctccatcttttttggtttttctatagTGTTGGAGTTACTATCACTTAAACGTTGGCCGGCCAAAGCTGAATCGTGAGCCCATCCATGATCATTTCCCATTTGTGCTTAGGTGGAAGGGGAAGCAAACTGGTCCAACAGCAAACCGTGATGTTGTCTTTTACCGGAAAGCATTGGACGCCTTGAAGCCATGTGAGGTAAGCTTGTTTATCTTTCATATTCATCAGCTAATCTTCTTTTTGTATACTCATATACCTTCCTTGGGAATTAGGTGGAGTGGCTTCCTTATGAAAATATGGATGGTAGATACATACCAGATCACATTAGAAACTCTCTGCAGTTGGGTAGATCGAAAACAATGCTGATATCTTTTGACAAGGCGGAGAGACACTTGCCTGATCGCTGTCTCAAACAATTTGCCTTGTTTCAAGGCATCCCAGAAGATGTGCAAAAGTGGGTAAGAAAGTCTCGGGGAGTTGATGGAGGGGTTGACCTGTCGGTTAAAATGGAATCAGAGTTAAGCGAGTGGGAAATGCGGTGGGAAAACATTGTGCCTGATGATGTTCTAGGCGTTGATGAAGCAGACTACATGAGGTGGTATCTTGGAATAACCCGAAAAATTGTGGGAAGGcccatctctctctcaagcGAGTTTCAAAGAACGGTAATAGCTAACAACAAGTTTCTTGACCCTTGGTCATTTTGACAGTAACGTTTCTAGGTATGATCTTAATACTTTATCCTCCTTGTTGATTGCAGATTACAAATGTGAGGGATATATTGGAGTTGGCTGAGAATTTCCAAACACATGATTTGGATCTTGAAAGAGGCAACATGATTTCACGGATTATGAACCTTGCGCAAGATTGCCTAAGAGATCAAGCTGGAGTAACGGTTACAGCAGAAAGCCAGCAGCAGATCGAACTTGGGAAAAGAATGCGCGGTAAAGAAAGGGTGAGGAGGAAGGGGATGGGAAAGAGAAGGAAAGGCATTGATCCAATGGAAGACTATGGGGGTAGTGAAGATGAATCACAGTTTGGGCCTGTGGTTGAGGTTGGTGAAATGCATTTACCACTTACGCATACAAATTCAGTGTATGATGGAACACATCTGTATGATCCTGTCACCAAAGTTGATGACATGGAGCTTTGCGACACCATCCGTCAATTGCCCGAGACTCAAGACATCAACAAGATTGACGGGTCATTGCTAGACGATGCAGACAAGTCTTTTGAGGACAGTAAGTTACATGAAGAAATTGATACAACTAATGTTATGAGTGGCGAGGAGCCAACCGAGAGCATGGCGGAACTGCCCGAGGGCTATGAtgtgaagaaagaagataaagaatCAAAGGTTGAAGATTATGACGCAGCTAAGGAAATAATTAGTGATGTTAGCGGTGAAGAAAACGCAaacagagaggaagaagatggaacaGAGATGGGAGAAAGTGTTGCAGATTCGTCTTCTCTCGAAAGAAGAGGAGCGAACACTATGGTGGCTTGAAAACAGTTGGTTTCATCTCATCTATTTAACCAATGTGAATCTCTCTGCCCTGTCTATCTCTTGAGTTGTTGAGAGTTGTGGAACTGACAGATTCAATGAGAGTTATGGCTGCAGAGGAACTTaagtttagttttctattttgtatttcttttaacTTATTtcgtttgttttcttaaattactGTCTTTTGTTTTAGAAGTATGTTTAATCAACTATCTGTAGTGTAGAAGAGGTTACAGAAAAGGATGGAAGAAGCATGAAACATCAGTATTCTGATTTAGTGATTAGTGTGACTCCGATTagtatctctgtttcttcctagCAGAAACAAACTTAGATATATCGCAAGTAGAGACTTCTTATTTTCAGGTCATTCCTCTTCAAACTCAACATTTTAATGCATATCGCAAGAGTTGGTTTCAcaactttttctttgttatttattaaatcATCTTATCCTAGTTGTGgttgacaagttttttttattcattggGTTTCATATTTCTATCATTGTTATGCtttgtttctcttattttcattCTACACTTTAGAAATTAGATCCAccttcttattatataaagttaggtttcaaagttagtcattaacattATTTTACATATCAAGTTTATTGATAAGATGTGGGGTTTCCCCCAACCGTTCGAGATGCTTAAGAGCTTTACTTACACAAAATTATGTTCAATCTGATTTGACGAACTTCTAATTGCAAACGAGTTTTATCGTCAAGTATTGGTTGCACTTATTGTGTCATGTCTCTAATCCTTAATGAATGTAATCGAAATGATTCGTAACCTCAACTTGTGCTAAAGCCCTGATGGTGTTGTCATTGCTTAAATCTATTTTCAATTCGTTCGATTCTAGATTGACGCTTTTGATTGAGTCACTAACAGATCATTTGATatgtttaattagatttatgaaggaaaaaaaaatttacaaacccTTTTGACTATATTTGGTAGATCAAATAGTCACTATAGcagtaaaaacaaattagttaaTTTACCTAACAAAGATGCTCTTTCCTCATTCtatttccctctctctctctttctttctactCATCTAATTTTTGTAAAGAGTGTAGTGTGTTTACTCATAAAAATTCTccattttgttcttttgtgaattttaaaataacaacaacaacattactaAAATTCGAAAGTGTTCGAAGATCAGTGGTGGTTCAACAAATTGACCTTGAAAATTcctcacattttttttctttaattacaaAAGTACTTAAGTTCTGCAAACAAAAGTAGTCcttacaagagaaaaaaaaaacaagtccaCTTGTGAAAGAATcaatactttttgttttgttcctctCGGAgtaagtatataaatatacatatttgcaAAAACAGATCCCTGTACTTTAATATACTCTCACTTTATAACCGAAGGAAACGAAGAAAACACAACACTAATGAGAGACACGAGATTATAATGCACTGGGTTCTGTGGGTCCCAATGCTTCGTCTTTTTGTCGGCTTGTGTTTTGTGGGTGGAGAATATATGTCATGAGAAACGTATCATCTAACCGTTAGATCAGCTACGTCCACATATATTTCTGTACACCACGAAACACAGGATTACAACCGCTTCTtcccactttcttcttcttctctctctttttttttttctttttcccatagtCATTTCTAAGTCCAaccatctgtttttttttttttgacatgaccttttgttcttctcttttctctttgtaACCCAATTTGAGGTTGTTCGATTCGATCTACGGGTTTCTTGATCTTTTATTACAAGAACTTTGAGAAGCTTCAGTTTTGTCTTGGGATCCTCGTCTTTTTTGGGTGTTTTGGTCGGTTGGTGATCTTCTCGATGTCTGTGCTAGGtaaattttttggaatatttatttaagctttctaaaaaaaaacaaatttagggtagtattaaatgtttaattttatgCGAATCTTGATACTGGGTCGTCTCCTGACTCCGTAGTAAATGGAACCANttttttttttttttttttttttttttttttttttttatataaatttggttttaagtATTTTTAGCAAATGCTTTACTTTTGGGAGTTTTTTACTGAGATATAGAGATAGAGACTGAGTTCTTTTGTGTTTATCATGTCTTATTGGAGATATAAAACGTAGATCATTCATTAGTcatttcttgtttggtttgtgGACACATTTTGTGAGACTTTATGGTAATACTTGAGTCTATTGACTCGTTGGTCGAGCATATgacaaattatattaaaattcaagAAAGCTTTGATAAAATTGTAACTGTCACCACTCTGTCATGCTCTTTAAGAGATCCTTTGTGTTCTGTAAAAGTTTGTTCCTATTGTTGTTTCTATGGAGTTAGTTTAGTATTATAAATtcactaaaataatatttgtttttgttttgattgcttCTCCAGGCTTTGGAAACTAAATGGATTTGGCGTTTAAGCTTCATTCTATCCGGCTTTGAACTCGTTTGAATTTCTTTTGGTGTTGGTTAGAAAATTTTGTTGGTCTTTTAATTATGGCTGAGGAGGTTGTGAAAGTTCCGGTTAGTGATATGGAATTAGACGATTCAAGCGAGACTAAAGTAGCTGATGATGTTGTTGCCACTGATGAAATGGAGGCTAAACCAGTGACTGTTACTAGAACTGAAACTGTTGTTGAAGGTTGTCAGACCGAAAGTTCGAAAGCTACAGAGTGCAAGGAGCTACTACAACCTGTTCCTCATACCACAGCTTCACAGTCGGAAGTAGATGTCGCCGCTTCCCCGACATCCGAGAAAGCACCAAAGGTTTCTGAAAGTAGCACTGTGTTGTCTTTGCAGTCTGGTTCAGAAGGGAATAGCCCTTTTATTCGTGAGAAGGTTATGGAAGACGGATACAACTGGCGGAAGTACGGACAGAAGCTTGTTAAAGGGAATGAGTTTGTCAGGAGCTATTACAGGTGCACGCACCCAAACTGCAAAGCCAAAAAGCAATTGGAACGGTCGCCTGGTGGACAAGTCGTGGACACTGTTTACTTTGGTGAACATGATCATCCAAAGCCTCTTACTGGTCCTGTACCTATCAATCAGGATAAACGAAGTGATGTCTTCACAGCTGTGAGTAAAGGTgaataaagaacatatataattttctatttataaaaatgtttccGTTAGCGCTTATGATGTGGTGACATATTAAATGTAACATTGTTTCTTATGGTGTTATGTTTGTAGAGAAATCATCTGGATCCATTGTTCAGACACCTCGCCAAACCGAACCACCAAAGATCCACAGAGGATTACATGTTTCAGTTGTTCCACCAGCCGATGATGTGAAAACTGATAGTTCACAATCAAGTAGGATAAAGGGTGACAACAGTCACAAGGATTATAATAGTCCTTCCTCAAAGCGAAGGTAGTAATGATCaatgtttcagtttttttttttttttcattgttctGAAGGAAGGCTTCACCATTGgtgatctttgtttttcttgttatgtCGATGTCACTTAATCAGGAAGAAAGGAGGAAACATTGAGCCAAGTCCAGTGGAAAGGTCAACCAATGATTCACGCATTGTGGTTCACACTCAGACTCTGTTTGATATTGTGAATGATGGGTACCGATGGCGTAAATATGGTCAGAAATCAGTGAAAGGCAGCCCATATCCGAGGTTGTGATTGATTACAGGAAACACTCTATGATGTTAAAACTTTTGGTTTCATTCTTCTCtgcttattttctttctctgtttgaTGGATATATTAGGAGCTACTATAGATGTTCAAGCTCTGGATGCCCTGTCAAGAAACACGTAGAGAGGTCATCTCATGACACAAAATTGCTTATAACGACTTACGAGGGAAAGCACGACCACGATATGCCTCCAGGAAGGGTTGTTACTCATAATAACATGCTGGACTCGGAAGTTGATGATAAAGAACTGAATGTTAAAGAAGGAGATGCCAACAAGACTCCACAGAGCTCAGACCAGCATGACGAAGATCACCCAATAAAGAAAACTAAGACTAATGGCTTTGAGAAAAGTCTTGATCAAGGTCCTGTCTTGGATGAGAAACTGAAGGAAGAAATAAAAGACATATCTGATGTAAACAAAGATCATGCAGCGAATCACACGAAGCTGGAAACAAAGTCAGATGATAAAACCACAGCTTGTCATGAGAAGGCAGTGAGAACCCTGGTGACTGAGGAACAGAAAACCAAGACAGAGCCTGCCCAAAGCTAAGCATTCGGTGTTGTACCGAGTGGTAATTTATATGGCTGTTTTAACGTAGATTAGTACAGGCAATATGGTTATAGACTGTACAGTTGTTGTTCAGGCGGGACCAGATTTAGATTAGTGTTTAATGGAATAGTATGCTTACTACCCTTATATAGCCACTTCCATTTGGTTCAAATAAGAGTTACAGGAAGAGATGGTAACACAACATGAGTCTTTCTTTGTCGATGGAGCCTGTGTAATAGTTGTAGTATGGGGATGTATATGATTTGATTCAACCTTATTAATGGTATTGAGACAACCATCTATTACTTCCAATTTGTCTTTTACATTACATTCTCGGATCATTCTTTCACTTCCAGGCACAAGATGAAACCAAGACCCTGTCCATCCAACCAAGATATAAAGCAccatctctttcttcaatcccaTACCCGTTGCTGTAATCTCTCAAGAGGGCTCTAATGGTGGCTGAAATTATTGAGCTCAAGGGGTATGGCTCAAAACCCGCCATGGAAAACCTTGACTTCCATTTCCCGAGAAGCTCGTGCCTTTCGATCCTCTCAGCTCCTTCACAAGCTATGATGTTGACAACATCCCTTGCCAAGCAGTGCTGCTCGATACTGATCCTTTCTTTGTGATTTCTCGGAAGCATCACATCAATAGACTCAAACATTGCCGTATAATAACTTAATGTCTCAAAGAACCTAGGAAGGAAAGGGGAAGTGTTCGTGTTGCATTCTTGTTCCACAAGAGTGACCACTTTAGGTGATAGACTCTTCACCATCCTCAGCAACCGGTCCCTATGGTTTTCCATGCTTACGCTCTCGTCAGGCAAGTGGTGCAGCATGTAAGCAAAGTTAACTCCAAGGGCTTCGCCTTCCCGGACATCAAGATTTGGCACTTCAACTTCATAACTCGGCCTTGAAATCGCATTGAACTTGAATGGGACATCAAACTTCTTTGCAAGTTTCTCTAGTCTTCTCTTGACTGTTACCAAGACAGACAAATCACCAATTCCGGTAATTCGAATATTTGGAGCCCCACCAGGCCTAGCTGCAAAAGCCTGAATCAGTGAAATCCACTGGCTCCCTTGCCCAATTTGGAAGTCAATAATGTGAATTCTCTCCTCATCCTTCATTGCTTCTGCGATAGCCCCATTCGCTGACATGTAACCAAACTTGAAATATGGGCAAACCTCATGCAGAACATACACATAAGATAAGAACTCGTACCTCTCTGGTTCTCTGGATTGGAGAGATTTGTATATCGAACTACCAGAGGCAGCTAGCCTTGCCACAAGCCCTTCTAACATGTACGCTCCCAATCTCTGGATTGGCGCACCAGAAATGGAAACCATACCACGCAACTCTCCCATACACCATCGTGCCAATAGAAGGTTATTCTCAGAAACAGCTTTCGCACAAGCAACCAGTACCCATTTCAAGTCTCCCCTTGATATTGCCTCCACTATCAACAACAAGTCATTAGCATCTTCAGGCCACATGGAGAGTTCATGGCAGATAGCATCATTGATACTCTCAGCTATCTCTGGCAATGGCTGCAACATTATTGTTTCCACTTCTCGCACATTGTGTCTCGAACCTCTTACATTGTCCATCACAAACAAGCAGCCTCAGGGAATAGTTCTTGGTATTATTAGGAGAACGCTGTTGATCGAGGGAGATACTATTGGTGAATAGAGAGAGTTCTATAACAAAGTTCATGAAAACGTCAACCAGATAAATCACTTTCTTCTGAAAAAGTCCCCGAGATGCAGCTTCTGCTCCAAATCTCAGCAGTGGATTTCAAGTAAAGTAGTCTGATATACTTGGAAACTTTAAACATCAACCATTCCTCAGGACATGACCTTTACATATCTGATCTTCATAACACACAGTATACAGTACATATATCCCTATCTAGCAATAGCCAATCATATAAGGGCTGCAAAACCTGTAGAAGTCATACACAAGTCTTTAATCAGATTGAATTAGATATGAAAAGCATACAATCATATCCATGGAGATCAAAACTCTTCCAAGGACTATAGAATACAACTCATGAGTACTCTATGAATCTACATCAACCATGTACTACTACttcatcaataaacaaagacataaaagagAGTTCCAATCCTAAACTAGCACTTCCATTATCCAATCATACGATCACAATTTGACAATTTCTCTTCAGACTTCAGAGCATCATGTGCACCCAACCAACATCAAACTGAACAACTATCTTCGTTTTGAATTTGCAAAATTGTAAACAAAGAGAaattttttcaagttttgtgtataagaagaagcagagcaTCAAAATCGGAGgataaagtttatatttttgtgaCTAACCTTGTgtagaagaagattaagaagTAATCTTTTGGTCCAAGAGATTTGGTTTTGCAAGTGAGAGAGATCCCATCCCACCCAAAGCTCGCAGCTGAAGCAAAAGGAAGAATCTTTAGTGGCTGTAAAGAAGATACGACACCGTTTCAGCTTAAACCCGAATAAGACCCGATCACCCACTTGGTAATTTTGATAtgacccatctctctctctctctcttaaagcCTCTGGTCAAATGGGAAATAGTGTAAGAAGCAACCTAATAAGAGACCTCAGAGGAAGACGATCGATGGATCCTCGGATATGGCACAAAGTAGCTGCAGTTTCCGGTAAGATTTTGTCGATAAAGTAATGATCTTTGAATTGATGCTGTAAGGAAGATACTGATTCGTCTAGTGTTGTAGGTATGGCTGCTCTTGGGTTAGGAACTTACGGTGCTCATTTCTTTAAACCAGAGAACCCTTCTTACAAACAGGTTCAGATTCTGAAATTGTTCGGaaatttgattactttttttttacatttagcTATGTGGGTTTTTGCATTTGTTGTTGGATTTGTCTAGTAaagtttaaggtttttttttttttttttttttccaggtgTGGCAAACGGCTTCTCTTTACCATTTGGTTCACACTGCTGCTCTTGTTTCTGCTCCTAGCACCAAATATCCCAACATTGTAAAGCTTTCtcttgtttcctctgtttctccagTTTGTGTCCTTATGCAAGTTGATGGAGCTGACATATCCTTTTTCTTGCTCAGTTTGGTGGCTTGTTGACTGCTGGGATTGTAGCCTTTTCCGGGACGTAAGTTgctatctttttgtttttcaaattcttCAATTTAACCTCCTGAATGGGGATGTGTATAGTAGAGATTTTGTGTTTAATGTTTGTTGGATGTCTTGTAATTGAGCGATTCAAAATGATTTGGAGTTTCCAGTATACGCTCTAATCTTTTGGAATTGGCAATAGCTGCCGCAAACCACGTTGTCATGTTTCGTACTCTAATTCATCTAAAAAGCATTGCGTTACTTGCTAGTTGCATAGGTCTTTGTATGTATGGTTTTGTGAGGTAATGATTAAATTTCAGAAAGAATCCATGCATTTCATGAAATAATTTGCTCCCGTCCCACAAACCATGTGCATCTGAAATTATGGTCTTTGAACTATATCTCAGATGCTTACTAGGTAACTGAACTCTAATGTTTTTGGATCACTAGTCTATTTCCAGGTAATGAGTATGTGAGAAAGTTTTATGTTGGTCAAAATGTTGCAGGTGTTATATGGTAGCGCTGCGTGAGGACAGAAAGTTTTCAACCTTGGCACCATTCGGAGGCTTTGCCTTCATCGCTGCTTGGGGAACCCTACTTTTCTAAACAATCTCAAAACCATCATCTATATTGTCAAGTTGTGGTCAAGCTTATTCCACATATGAACTCACTGTTTAATTTCCCTAAGAGATTGCTTAATAGTTAATACAATTCCGTGTCGTCGGTGTCGACAACCATAAAACTTATTCCTTTACTTGTTCACTTTGTTGCTAAAGGGattatatgtaattttattaccatacaatttataaaaattcaacaTTAGAAAACAGGCTGTGCGTCATTTAGCTCCATAGGAGTAATATAAGTGAAACTTCCAAGCAACAAAGatggatttattttatattgtgcGACAGTACTAACAATGAGAAAAATTGCTCTATTCGTCATCTTTCATGTCATCTTGGCCCTTCCCTTTGAATCATTTGATATATTCAAAATGGCACGAACCGTGACCTATCAAAATCATCAGATAATCAGACACAGATGGttgaagattttgtttgatCAAAGAGCTTAAATAACTGTTGACAAAAGGCCAAGGGTCTAGATAAAGTTTCTTACTAGGATCGCGTTGCGTGAGTATTGCGGCGCTGCTGAAGTAACAATCAGCACCCATGTGCTTATAACTCTGGTAATAACTATTGAAGACAACAGAGGCATGGTCCTTGAGAGTGTTGGGCAAGAAGCAAGGCTGGTTAGGCTGAATCTTACTGCAATCTGCTCCGCCGTGTTGACAAGCCCAGTCTAAGGCTGCTTGTGTCACATAATCTGGTATCTGTGAATCGGCTACACACCATTGTCCGAACTCCGcttttgctatataaaaaaaaacaagaagagacaCATGTTATATCTTTGAGATTATGTGTATGCGAGTGGATGTTACAATAATGGTGTACCTGAAAACGTTACTGTTATGAAAAGTAAAGCAATTGCTATCCTTGACCAGAAACTTTTCATCTTCACAAGAGGCAAGTTGGAAGGTTTGAGAGCTTAAAGATGGTCACACCTCGagtattttatattgttagtAGATAATCTCTGTTTAGTAAATTTATGTGTAATTCTTATCAACTGCCAAATTCTTTAGgtacaaaattacttttttgcCAGACTACTAATTACTTCTTACTAAATTACTTCTTGGCTATATAATTAAGTTTCttagatttttgaaa
The Camelina sativa cultivar DH55 chromosome 15, Cs, whole genome shotgun sequence DNA segment above includes these coding regions:
- the LOC104747165 gene encoding glucan endo-1,3-beta-glucosidase 12-like; amino-acid sequence: MKSFWSRIAIALLFITVTFSAKAEFGQWCVADSQIPDYVTQAALDWACQHGGADCSKIQPNQPCFLPNTLKDHASVVFNSYYQSYKHMGADCYFSSAAILTQRDPSHGSCHFEYIK